CGTGGCGGCGATACAGCAACTGTCACCGATGACGACGAATGAATTCCCGAATCTGGAGGTGACCCTGTACATAAAAATCAATTCTTgcaaatattaagtttaaatttaacatGAAATTTTATCGTTTAAATTATGATTAGGGCTTACTTGCAAGATTCTCAGACAAGTTACTGGCAGTTTCAAGTGGCTGTGGCTTTTGACCTTCTGGGTTTGGTGGTTGCTGAGACTTCCGCCGCCTACGGTTGTGATCCGCCAATCTCTTTCGACAGCTGCGTTTTCCGTTATCGAACTCCGAGAGAACATGGAATCTGTTTCAATTTCCCAAATGctgttataataattataaacataCTAAAATATACAGTACATAAATGGAAAGTGCGGCGACTGGATCATTTTATTCACAGACGATAATACCCTCGGGATTTCCACGTGTACTGCAAAGTAATAATTATCCTCCTCAACATTATTCCAAGGGTGTTTCCGTCAAATTTAGATGTTTCTTCACCCATCTTCACCGgacaaggaaaagaaaaacgGTACGTAGAACggaaatcttataatttttttacggACTTTAATGCCCTAGGGATCACCACACGTACGAGAAAGAAATCAATCATGAGCTCTTTCCGTAAGCCGTTTTAAGGACGGGCAGTTCCGTCACTTCAAAATAATCTTCATCATGAGTATTAACAGAAGAAATATGGAAATTGTAAATGCATGGGGAGGGtaaatttgtcaaaataaaaaaacctgCTGCACTGCTGGCAGAAACGCTGAGTCAGCCCAGCAGCAATCACGGTGGAGGCCTTGGAGTGGAACTCGCAGACCTTGTGACGACGGTGGTAATGCTTAGCGTGAGTCAGATCGGCATTACAGCCCTCAGCTTGGCACCTAGGTGAGTTAGAGGAACCGGGTTCGCCTGGCCTGGACCTACGGTAAAGCCGGTTCACGAAATCATCATCAGCTGAAGAGAAGTAAGTTCTTCCACCCAAATTCAACCCAATCCTGGAAGCGAAATCAATTGGACGAGAAATTTCTTCACTTTTGGGAATAACAAAGTACCCCCCTTCACCTCCATGGCCAGCAGACACATGGTCCATGGAAAGCATAGACGGGTGGTGCGAGGGAGCGTAGGAAGACGCGCCACCGTATACGCGTGGATCAAAGAGTGAATGAACATTATGAGGGTGTTGATGTTGGAAGAACGCGTTATTATTACTGGGTTGAGGGAAAAAACTGTTGTTGTGGTGTTGATGGTGGTGAGTGTTGTCAGTGAAGGCTTGCTGAGAGGTAAAATGTTCGAAAATCTGACGGCTTTGGTTCGATTCCTGAGTGGGTTCATCACCAATTAACATAATTGAGGTCTGGTTTCCCCATTGATAGTCCAACATATTTGCAGTGGAAAGTCCGGCGAGAAAAACTACGTCGTATAAAGATGGGTCCTCTTGATCTgtaacagtaaaaaaaaaagtgagagcAAGAAAATTGTGGGTGGGGTGGGGGGAATGTGTCAGCTTTCACGAAGATATGttattgaagaaagaaaaggaagagctTTTTTACTCTTTTA
This sequence is a window from Mangifera indica cultivar Alphonso chromosome 5, CATAS_Mindica_2.1, whole genome shotgun sequence. Protein-coding genes within it:
- the LOC123215894 gene encoding squamosa promoter-binding-like protein 8; this translates as MLDYQWGNQTSIMLIGDEPTQESNQSRQIFEHFTSQQAFTDNTHHHQHHNNSFFPQPSNNNAFFQHQHPHNVHSLFDPRVYGGASSYAPSHHPSMLSMDHVSAGHGGEGGYFVIPKSEEISRPIDFASRIGLNLGGRTYFSSADDDFVNRLYRRSRPGEPGSSNSPRCQAEGCNADLTHAKHYHRRHKVCEFHSKASTVIAAGLTQRFCQQCSRFHVLSEFDNGKRSCRKRLADHNRRRRKSQQPPNPEGQKPQPLETASNLSENLARSPPDSGIHSSSSVTVAVSPPRMSLDCFRRRPYHHQASAASSSASQSSLFFSSG